The Sesamum indicum cultivar Zhongzhi No. 13 linkage group LG6, S_indicum_v1.0, whole genome shotgun sequence genome has a segment encoding these proteins:
- the LOC105165231 gene encoding stress-related protein-like: protein MAEPEARPPTDQPVTEDEEKKLKYLDFVQVAAIYVVVCCSALYEYAKENSGPLRPGVQTVEATVKTVIGPVYEKFRTVPFELLKFVDRKVDASIIELDHHVPGILKQISRQAWIAAQAAPEMVRQLASEVQKNGLVNTASEIAKTAYTRYEPVAKELYAKYEPVAEQYAVAAWRSLNRLPLFPQIAHIMVPTAAYWAEKYNQAVADAAERGCTASYYLPLVPIERIAKTFGEAENVNEAAVSVNGEYVAVSS, encoded by the exons ATGGCGGAACCAGAAGCCAGACCACCCACCGATCAACCG GTTACGGAAGATGAGGAGAAAAAGCTCAAATATCTCGATTTCGTCCAAGTTGCCGCAATTTACGTCGTCGTATGTTGCTCCGCACTCTACGAGTATGCGAAGGAAAACTCCGGTCCTTTAAGACCCGGGGTTCAGACAGTCGAAGCAACCGTCAAAACCGTCATCGGTCCGGTCTATGAGAAATTCCGTACGGTCCCGTTCGAGCTTCTCAAGTTCGTGGATCGCAAG GTGGACGCATCCATAATCGAGTTGGACCATCACGTGCCGGGAATTCTAAAGCAGATATCGCGCCAAGCTTGGATAGCAGCTCAGGCGGCTCCAGAAATGGTGCGGCAGCTGGCATCGGAGGTGCAGAAGAACGGCTTGGTTAACACGGCTTCAGAAATCGCCAAAACTGCCTACACCAGGTACGAGCCTGTGGCGAAGGAACTCTACGCCAAGTACGAGCCAGTAGCCGAGCAGTACGCAGTCGCGGCTTGGCGCTCACTGAACCGGCTCCCTTTGTTCCCCCAAATCGCTCATATCATGGTCCCAACGGCTGCCTACTGGGCCGAGAAGTATAATCAAGCCGTTGCAGATGCCGCTGAGAGAGGGTGCACGGCGTCGTATTACCTGCCATTAGTGCCCATTGAGAGAATCGCCAAAACATTCGGAGAAGCCGAGAATGTCAATGAAGCCGCTGTTTCAGTCAATGGTGAATACGTCGCCGTGTCGTCATAA
- the LOC105165232 gene encoding dol-P-Man:Man(5)GlcNAc(2)-PP-Dol alpha-1,3-mannosyltransferase, whose product MARQATAVRSSGGVRKPARRPESSIQKLLKNPKVPFAVALLFADAVLVFLIIAYVPYTKIDWDAYMSQVSGFLGGERDYSKLKGDTGPLVYPAGFLYIYSAIQYITGGEVYPAQILFGFLYVVNLGLVLFIYLKTDVLPWWALCLLSMSKRVHSIFVLRLFNDCFATTLLHAAMVLFLYKKWHLGLIIFSGAVSVKMNVLLYAPPLLILLLKAMDIFGVITSLAGAALVQILLGLPFILSHPMAYVSRAFNLGRVFIHFWSVNFKFVPEPVFISRGFALFLLAAHLILLAIFAHYRWCRHEGGMFSLLHSRLVQLKLKIGYLSSFPLKQFNNFNSNFRILTTEHIVTTMFIGNFIGIVCARSLHYQFYSWYFYSLPYLLWRTPFPVWLRLILFAAVEICWNIYPSNIYSSLLLLAAHLTILRGLWSAQPDYPYTDNKSANFRKDS is encoded by the exons ATGGCTCGACAAGCCACGGCTGTCCGATCGTCCGGCGGCGTACGAAAGCCAGCTAGAAGACCGGAGTCGTCCATTCAGAAGCTTCTGAAAAACCCCAAAGTACCATTCGCCGTCGCGTTGCTATTCGCCGATGCCGTCCTCGTTTTTCTCATTATCGCCTATGTTCCAT ATACAAAGATTGATTGGGACGCTTATATGTCACAG gTTAGTGGATTTCTTGGAGGAGAAAGGGATTACAGCAAACTGAAAGGGGATACGGGGCCTCTGGTATATCCAGCTGGCTTCCTTTATATATACTCCGCGATTCAGTACATTACAGGAGGTGAAGTCTACCCTGCCCAG ATTTTGTTTGGCTTTCTCTATGTTGTGAATCTTGGACTGGTGctattcatttatttgaagACCGATGTG CTTCCTTGGTGGGCTCTGTGCTTGCTTTCTATGTCCAAAAGAGTGCATTCCATCTTTGTGCTTCGTTTGTTCAATGACTGTTTTGCCACAACCCTGCTCCATGCTGCAAtggttttatttctttataaaaaatggcaTCTGGGTCTAATTATTTTCAG TGGAGCTGTTTCAGTTAAGATGAATGTGCTCCTTTATGCACCTCCCTTATTAATCCTCTTGCTCAAG GCGATGGATATTTTTGGGGTCATAACTTCTTTAGCGGGTGCGGCACTGGTGCAG ATTCTATTAGGACTACCCTTCATATTATCACATCCAATGGCATATGTTTCAAGAGCCTTCAATCTCGGTCGTGTCTTCATCCATTTTTG GTCTGTTAACTTTAAATTTGTCCCAGAACCAGTTTTCATCTCTAGGGGATTTGCGCTGTTTCTATTGGCTGCACATCTCATTCTTCTTGCTATCTTTGCTCATTATAGATGGTGCAG GCATGAAGGAGGAATGTTTTCTCTCTTGCATTCTAGACTTGTCCAATTGAAGCTCAAGATAGGCTATTTGAGTTCTTTTCCGCTAAAACAGTTCAATAATTTCAACTCGAATTTCAGGATTCTTACAACAGAGC ATATTGTTACAACTATGTTCATCGGGAACTTCATTGGCATTGTATGTGCTCGGTCTCTGCATTATCAGTTTTATTCTTG GTATTTCTATAGCCTACCATATTTACTGTGGCGAACCCCATTTCCTGTATGGCTACG TCTAATCTTATTTGCAGCAGTGGAAATCTGTTGGAATATATACCCTTCGAATATTTATTCCTCGCTGCTGCTACTTGCTGCCCACTTAACTATATTAAGAGGTCTCTGGAGTGCACAACCAGATTATCCATACACCGACAATAAATCAGCAAATTTCAGAAAGGACAGCTGA
- the LOC105165233 gene encoding rapid alkalinization factor-like codes for MAKSSLLGILIPAVLAAVLFLRTATAGDDFNWMPMNKPATCQGSIAECMADGGEFDMDSEINRRILATTSYISYGALQANNVPCSQRGASYYNCQPGAEANPYTRSCTAATQCRG; via the coding sequence ATGGCGAAATCTTCTCTTCTCGGCATCCTCATTCCCGCCGTGTTAGCAGCGGTTCTCTTTCTCAGAACCGCCACCGCCGGCGACGACTTCAACTGGATGCCAATGAATAAGCCGGCGACCTGCCAAGGATCGATCGCGGAGTGCATGGCTGATGGTGGTGAGTTCGACATGGATTCTGAAATCAACCGGCGGATACTAGCAACCACCAGCTACATCAGCTATGGTGCGCTGCAGGCGAACAATGTACCATGCTCCCAGCGCGGCGCGTCGTACTACAACTGTCAACCAGGTGCTGAAGCTAATCCCTACACTCGGTCATGCACAGCCGCCACGCAGTGCCGCGGTTAA